From a single Rutidosis leptorrhynchoides isolate AG116_Rl617_1_P2 chromosome 5, CSIRO_AGI_Rlap_v1, whole genome shotgun sequence genomic region:
- the LOC139847689 gene encoding glycerophosphodiester phosphodiesterase GDPD1, chloroplastic-like — protein MAAVKAAIHVSDVPHFDQVNDTAAASLLYATRLPTGLDISHGRRVLPKFLVVGHRGHGMNVLNSTDKRMKAYKENSILSFNNAANHPLDYIEFDVQVTKDDTPVIFHDDFILYEENGDVTEKRITELTLDEFFSCGPQRETGQMGKSLLRKTNGNIVGWDVETDDHFCTLQEAFQKVNPCLGFNIELKFDDHVVYEQEYLIHVLEVILKVVYENAQDRPIIFSTFQPDVALLMKKLQHTYPVYFLTNGGNEIFDDVRMNSLEEAKKLALEGGLDGIVSEVKGIFRNPSVVREINESNLSLLTYGRLNNVPEAVHVQYLMGVEGVIVDLVQEITSAVKAYCESEKTEETKEKTDKIELSFLLSLISQVIQH, from the exons ATGGCTGCTGTCAAGGCTGCTATACATGTCTCCGACGTACCACATTTTGACCAGGTCAATGATACCGCTGCCGCTTCGTTGCTTTACGCCACCCGTCTTCCCACCG GATTGGATATAAGCCATGGGCGAAGAGTGTTACCGAAATTTTTGGTGGTGGGACATCGTGGTCATGGGATGAACGTGTTAAACTCAACTGATAAAAGAATGAAAGCTTATAAAGAGAATTCAATTCTTTCTTTTAATAACGCTGCTAATCACCCACTTGATTACATTGAATTTGACGTTCAG GTGACAAAAGACGATACACCAGTCATTTTCCACGACGATTTCATCCTCTACGAAGAAAAC GGTGATGTAACCGAAAAGCGGATTACCGAGTTGACTTTGGATGAATTCTTTAGCTGTGGTCCTCAAAGAGAAACAGGTCAAATGGGCAAATCATTGCTTCGAAAAACAAACGGAAACATTGTCGGTTGGGACGTTGAAACCGACGATCATTTTTGTACTCTACAAGAAGCATTTCAAAAAGTGAACCCGTGTTTGGGATTCAACATCGAGTTGAAATTCGATGATCACGTTGTGTATGAACAAGAGTATCTCATTCATGTTCTTGAAGTCATCTTGAAG GTGGTTTATGAAAATGCTCAAGACCGACCCATAATCTTTTCAACTTTTCAGCCTGATGTGGCCTTGCTTATGAAGAAACTTCAGCACACATACCCT GTGTACTTCTTGACAAATGGAGGAAACGAAATATTCGATGACGTGAGAATGAATTCATTAGAAGAAGCCAAAAAGTTGGCCTTAGAAGGTGGATTAGATGGTATTGTTTCCGAAGTGAAGGGTATTTTTAGAAATCCTTCGGTCGTAAGAGAAATTAATGAATCAAATCTCTCCCTCCTCACGTACGGCAGATTGAA TAATGTCCCTGAAGCGGTGCATGTTCAATATCTTATGGGCGTAGAAGGTGTTATCGTTGATTTAGTACAAGAAATCACGAGTGCCGTGAAGGCATATTGTGAAAGTGAGAAGACAGAGGAAACGAAGGAGAAAACCGACAAGATCGAATTGTCATTTCTACTGAGCTTGATTTCACAAGTGATTCAGCATTGA